The nucleotide window AGATTACAGAGCTTTCGTTCACCATTCAAACCTATATCCTTTACCCAACCAAGCCCACTTTCCAGAACAGCGATCATAAGCTCTCTTCCATATGGGAGGGAGGTGACCTTAGAGATTACCACCTGCATTTAACATTCAGCCTGCTAAGAAAGCATAAGCAGCCGAGCAGTAAATTTCGGCCAGGATTAATGTGCTATTGCTGTTCCTGCTGCTTGTCTGTTCCCTTAGACAGTCACTTCCCACGCCAGATCTGATTTTCCATACTTTTAATTCTTAGATCCTGGAAGTCCTTTTAAAGAATGGCATTTTGTGACTATTTGAGTCCACTAGGTACTGGTGTCTTCCAGAATCAGtttgtttgaaaaacaaaaagaacaaaaacagggtctctctaagtATCCCTGATTggcttagaacttgctatgtagaccacagtggcctcaagctcacagagatctgcctgcttctggctCCTGAGTGTTGTTGAGATTAAAGATGGACACCACAACTGGCTTCATAAagaccctgtttttaaaatgagaatgaGGAATATTCAAGAAAGATAATCAGAATTAACCTCTAGCTTCCACATTTATACTCACATGCATTCATACTCACttatgtgtgtgcccacacatgtgcatatgaacacacacaagaCAAAGACAGCAAGCCTATTTCCTTTTAAGAACTAAGGagccgggtggtggtggcacacttctttaattccagcacttgggaggcagaagcaggtaaatctctgtgagtttaaggccagcctggtctatacacttgagttcctggacagccagacagccagggctacacagaaaagccctgtctcatGAAAccacagagagagtgagaaagagagacagacagacacacaaactgaaaAGGAGAGAAGTACTACTCAATACTTGAGGAACACAGCAAAGAGACTAAATTTGCAGTAGGAAGAAAGATCATAAATTCAATTCTACACATTGAGTTTAAGACCCCTGTATTCATGGGCCTAAGGAGATAGCTTAGTGGGTGGTATTTACCATATAAGTGTGAGACCCATAGTTCAGATTCCTAGTATTATACATAAATGCCAGGCAGGCTTGGTGGTCCATTTGTAACCACGGCATTAGAGAGACAGGACAAGGGATCCTTGAAGCAAACTGACTAGCTAGACTCTGTTATAAGTGATGGAGGAAGACACCAGTGTCAACTCCTGGACTTCCCATGcgtgtgtacacagacacacacggagtATATGGGTTCACCCAGAGAATGCCCTATGTGCAGTTAGATAAGGGATGGTGATGGAAGAAACCTGGGAATAAGGTAGAACTCTGGGCTTTGGTGGTCTGAAGGCATGGGGTTTAGAGGTAGACCAGTTCTGGACTCAGAAGGAACAAGACCATGTTATCTTCTTCCAGACACAGAGATTGACTGGAAGGCCTACATGGCCCAGGTGGAGGGTTTCATCAATGGCACATATGACTACACACAGCTGCAGGGTGACACCGGACCTCTTGTGTGAGTGAGGATAGGAAGTCTGAAGAAATTGTGAAGGGCCGGGTGGGTACCAGGCGGATGACCCTGACCTCGGCTCATGTTTCCTCTCGCCTTCCAGCtacccagctggttttctgtacATCTTTACGGGGCTTTACTATGCTACGGACCGGGGCACTGACATCCCTACGGCCCAGAACATCTTTGCTGTACTCTACCTTGTCACCTTGGTGCTTGTTTTCTTGATATACCACCAGACCTCCAAGGTGAGTTGATGCTGCAGGACCAGCTGGCCCTGCCTGAAACGGGTGGCGGGGACAGCTCAGGTGTGGGGAGCTGATCTCGGTGCCCACCCTTTAGGTGCCTCCCTTCGTCTTTTTCTTCATGTGCTGTGCCTCTTACCGTGTCCACTCCATCTTTGTGCTGCGGCTCTTCAACGACCCGGTAGCTATGGCATTGCTCTTCCTCAGCGTCAACCTCTTCCTGGCGCAGCGCTGGAGCTGGGGCTGCTGCTGTTTCAGGTCAGAGCCTCTTcctaccccccacccctccctcacATGTCCATAGCTCCCCGATGTTCTGCAAGGAAAGCCATCGAGAGCGGTTAGACACCGCAGACCACTCTGGGCCTCCCTGAACAAGTCCAGGATCTGTAGAGAGGCCCTCTTTCCTCTTGCTTTCTTCCTGTTTCGTATGTCAGTCAGTACGTGTCCGGTTAGTCTGGACAGAGGGACCAGGTATTATTCCTCTTCCCAGCCTCCTCTCAGGCCATCTTATGCTCCCCTAACAGTTCTGGATGGAGACCACATCCTGGCACTTAATAGCCTGGGGAGAAATTCTTGGGAGGTGGGTGTTGTTCCGAGGGCCACACAGTCCTGGAGCTGATCCTCCGCCTTTCCTGTCCTCTGTCCATTTCAGCCTGGCCGTCTCGGTGAAGATGAACGTGCTCCTTTTCGCCCCAGGATTGCTATTCCTTCTTCTTACTCAGTTCGGCTTCCGTGGCGCCCTCCCCAAGCTGGCCCTCTGCGCTGCTCTTCAGGTACCTCCCTATCCTGCCCTCACTGAGGAGAAAGGGCCTCCACTTACCGAAGATCAGGCCTCCTTAAATCTCTTAGGGCTTTCTCAACAGATGAGAGTTTGGAGTTGATTATGATCTGGGTAGCCACTGTCTCTACACTTTAGGTCCCATGGCTACTGAACTTGGCAGGCCTCTTAGAGACTTCCTAAAGCTGCTTGCTTAAGACCTACccgatcaggggttggggatttagctcagtggtagagcgcttgcctagcaagcacaaggccctgggttcggtccccagctccgaaaaaaaaaaaaaaaaaggacctacCCGATCAactagctaggtgtggtggcacacggctttaaccctagcacttgggaggtggatctctgagtttaagggcaTCCTGGTCTTTATAACAAatgccaggccagccaggactacatagtgagagacTTTCTCTAAGTACCTCCCTCccccttgacacacacacacacacacacacacacacacacacacacacacacacacagaatgaatttttttcaagatttttaaaagaatttttatttatttatttatgtctataAGAGCTCAATtttcatgtgtgcctgcatgacagaaaaacatcagatcccattatagatagccatgagctaccatgtggttgctgggagttgaactcaggactctggaagagcaatgactgctcttaacagctaagccatctctccagcccagggtctGGTAAATTCTTGAGGAAAGCAGTGTGGTCACCCCCTCCTATGCTTCTTTggtgtcaggctctggcaggggAGTGAGAGTTGGGAGGCTTTCCTGGTATTCCTTGTGGAAATAAGGGAGCTTCCAAGACTTCCATCCCCTGTGCTCTCCTAAGGGACTCCCCTGAAGGCTGGGGTGAGCCTAAGAAGCTCTGCTGACTTCACACCCATCCTCAGGTGGTGCTGGGATTGCCCTTCCTGTTAGAGAACCCCGTTGGCTACCTGTCGCGCTCCTTTGACCTTGGCCGTCAGTTTCTTTACCAATGGACAGTGAATTGGCGTCTCCTGCCTGAAGCCATCTTCCTGCACCGTGCCTTCCATCTGGCCCTGCTGGCTGCCCATCTTAGCTTCCTCTTGCTATTTGCCCTCTGTAGGTGGCACAGGTAAGAAACAGGGTTAATATTATGGGAAGATTCATGGGATCAGGTGGAGACCTTAGACCTTAAGATCTACTTGGGGGAAATGTTAAGTTCATGGTGGCTAATCTAGAATTTGGCATACAAGTAGGCCTTGATAAATGTCCGAATGACTTTTCTTCAGAACAGGGGAAAGTATTCTGTCGCTGCTGAAGGATCCTTCCAAAAGGAAAGTTCCACCCCAACCCCTCACACCTAATCATATCCTTTAAATCCTGGAAAGATAAGATAAGATGTGCAGACAGGGTCTTAGTGTGTTGGTCTGAGACAGCAGGCTACCTCAGGAAGAGGCTGGAGCCCAGTCATACATAGATCCTGTCCTCTGCAGCAAACACTGCCCTGAGTACGTACACATCTTAGcacagtttattctttttttttttaatatttattttatttattatatatgagtacactgtagctgtcttcagatacaccagatctctttatagatggttgtgagccaccatgtggttgctgggaattgaactcatgacctctggaagagcagtcgggttctcttaaccgctgagccatctctccagcccagcacagTTTATTCTTAAGTCCAGCACTGTAGGCCCATGCGCTCTTGGTATTGTCCTGAGTCCCTACTCCCTGCCATGTAACATCACCTGAGTCAGGGAAGTACTCGTGTAAATTTTACAGAAGGAAGAATCAAGGCTAGAAAGTGAGAGATTCAGAGTCCTAGACTTTACAGTCCCACGCACTCCTGTCTCCCTACTAACCTGAGGAACAGATCCAGAGAGGCTAAAAAGCTTGTCTGAGGCTTGCATGTAGGACAGAATAGGGTGCTTTCTTACTCAGAACTTTAAGCCCTTATCCGGCCCTACCCTCcaccttcctttcccactgaaagCCTTAACCAGCACATCACAGATTGTCTCCGTCCTCTTCACCTCCAACTTCATTGGCGTCTGCTTCAGCCGCTCCCTCCACTCCCAGTTTTATGTCTGGTACTTCCACACGCTGCCCCACCTCCTGTGGGCCACGCCCGCACGCTGGCTCACACACCTGCTCAGGTACTGGCTGGGACAACCTGGCAGGGTTGGAGAGGGCTAGGGAGTTCCTCTTCTCAAAGCTCCAGCCACAGAAGGGGGCGGGGATGGCGGACGGGGGGACAGGCGGACGGGTGTAGGGCATGAGAAGTCTAACGCTGCAGACCTAGAAGTGGACAGCAGCCGCTCTCATTTCCAGGTTGCTGGTGCTGGGACTCATCGAGCTCTCCTGGAATACATACCCATCCACACCCTTCAGCTCTGCTGCCCTACACCTGTGCCACGCTGTCACCCtgctgcagctctggctgtcccctCAGTTCTTTCCTAGGAGCGTCCAGCCAAGCAGGAAAACCCACTGAAATCCACCCCTTCCTTCTAGGACTTGCTCAGCACCGTGGGTGGAATGGACTCTGCTCTTAGAATAAACCTTGCAAGTCCAGCTGTGCAGCCTACATAAAGTTGGTGGTTGCTCTCACCTATACCGAGCTATGAAGTGCGTCTTCCCATCTTGGAAACGAACGACTCGCCAGGCAGTCTTAAGAGGCACTTTATTGCATAGGAATTGGGACTGTGGCTCTCTCCTCTTCCGCATCCTATAGAGAGCTCAGAGCACATAGGAGGGGTATGGactgggcagagagagaagagagcacaGGCAGGCACTTTCTGTGGTGGCAACAATAttcagaggggtgtgtgtgagtgaagcAATGGAGGACAGCAGACACCAATGCATTCTTTCTTTCCCAGTACCAAGAGGCTGGCCCTGGGTGGCAGTGACTGTGTTGGGGGTGGCTAGCCAGAGCTGCAAGCAGCCTTACACGTTCGAAGGGCTGTAACACAGCAGGTGCAGCTGCAGATTCTGGTCCCAGTGCCGCAGTAACAGAAAGAGCCCCCGGGCAGCGGCCTTAAGAGCAGTCAGATCAAGGCCATCTGGCAGGCGTTGAGCCCTCAGCCAGCAGTCAGCTTTGGAAGCTGTTAGTTCCCACTCGCCGAAGGCAGCTGCGCAGCGGTGTTCCAACCATGCCAGGGCCACGGCTGTGGCCCAGGTGCGCCCACGGAGATCCGAGCTTTCCCTCTCTTCCATTCTTTCCGACGCCTCGGTGTCCGAGCCTCTCCCACTGTCTGCCTGGCCTGGGCCTTCAGAACCCGAGCTGGAGGGTTGACTGCAGGAGGCTGTGGCACTGTCACCTTGGCCAACACCAGGGCCCAGAAATGCCCAAGGAGATGAGGTTGAGGTGGGGCTGAGGCTGGCGCGGTGTGCAGCAAAGGGAGAGGCTCGACACAGGCGTTCCTGAGGAATGCTCACAGCAGCACAGAAGGGTTCATCCAGGCGGAAGGAGCCTGGAGCCTCTTGCAGTCGTACCTGAGGAGagaagaggtggggggagagggagctgagacagAGCTCTGGCTCTAATGGTACtaccctccacctccccagtcctCACCAAAGGCAGGTAGTCATGGCTGCTGGCTTCGTTGCTGTTCTCATGAGTCTGGCCCTTATTGGAGCTGCAAAGTCTGCGATGATGACCCAGGCTGAGCCTGGAAGAGGCTGGAGGCTGGTGGGGCAAGCCATGATGACCTCCAGTAGGAGATATGGACTCCCCCAATGCTGACTTGGAGTTGTCATTTAGGTCCAGGTCCCAGGCACCTGCAGAACAGCCTCCCTGATGTCCTACAGTAGGGTCACCCAGTACCAGCAAGTGGTTCAAAGCCCACCTGTGCCCAGTCCATTACATTTGAGCCATACCTTTAGAGTGGACTGCTGTGGACAGAGGGGCAACAGCTAGATGGTcttgagaggcagacacgcctgagaacTCAGCTGGATCTGAGAGGGTACGGGAGTTAGTCCCACTGGGTTGCCAGTGAGGTGAGGGTCACATCTTAGAGGGCATCAGAGGAGGTCCATACCTGAACTCCACACCTGCAGGGCTCCGGGCAAGACCTCCCTAGTGGTAGCATCTACAGCAACAGGGCAAGTAAAGCAGGATGGGGCCGAGCTGACCTTGCTTGTCTGAATGGCTCTGAGCCAGGACCTTCTGACTCTGCCTGTAAATGGAAGCCGTAGCAAGCTCAACTCTCACTATAAAAAGCTGCATTAAAAATGCTGGAAATGTGGGTTCCCAGAGCAAagggtgtctctgtctctgttccctgccattggacTGCCAGGTTGGGCCTCAgcgggagaggatgtgcctagtcctgctgggaccacatatcccagggtggggtggtgcTCAAACAgggctccccttctctgaggagaagggaagggagtgaGGCGGGAGGGATTTATAAGGGTGGAACTGGGAAGAGAGGGTGGACTGTGACCTCTGGGATGTAAATTAAACACCACTGGAAAGCCAAACATggtgtctttagtcccagcactccagagaccaAGGCAGGCCAgtatctgtgagttccaagccagccaggactacgtggagataccctgtctcaaaaaacaactaGAAGGATTCCCACAGCTTCTGTTCCCTCACGAACACAGTGGATGGCCATCTTTGGTCCAGAACAAGATCTTCCCAACTTGGACAAGAAATAGGCTGAACCCTCAACCAAAGTAGAACCAGAACCCTCTAGTAACCCAGAAATGTGGTGGTctgcagtgatcctcctgcctctgctacccCAGTGTTGAGGTAACAGGTGTGCACAAGCTTGCTcgctgtctgtccatctgtctttttttttttttccatatgattTGAATGTAGGAAGCGGGTTGGGCACAGGCAAACTTTAGAGTACCCAGAGAGTACTCTAAAGAGTCAGAGGAGGGTGGCTCCTCCACAGGACTTCGGGGAGgcgctttactttttttttttttttttaattatttttttttgcattgttttttttttcattttatttatttattatatattatgattacactgtcgctatcttcagacacaccagaagagggcatcagactcatttcagatggttgtgagccaccatgtggttgctgagatttgaactcaggaccttgggaagagcagttggtgctcttaaccactgagccatctctccagccctggcgcTTTACTTTTGACAGGGTCACACTATGTAACCTAGGTTGGCCCAGAACTCTCAACCTTCTTGCACCTTCACCACTTTCTGTTTGAGGCCTTTGTGCCTGAGGTGTGTCTGAGGTGCTAGAGTTTCAGGCCTACGTCACTTCA belongs to Rattus norvegicus strain BN/NHsdMcwi chromosome 11, GRCr8, whole genome shotgun sequence and includes:
- the Alg3 gene encoding dol-P-Man:Man(5)GlcNAc(2)-PP-Dol alpha-1,3-mannosyltransferase isoform X5, translating into MATAGLARTLSTAAGASLHLDGGLLPLPSRGGHHLLGHSQGGIYPAGFLYIFTGLYYATDRGTDIPTAQNIFAVLYLVTLVLVFLIYHQTSKVPPFVFFFMCCASYRVHSIFVLRLFNDPVAMALLFLSVNLFLAQRWSWGCCCFSLAVSVKMNVLLFAPGLLFLLLTQFGFRGALPKLALCAALQVVLGLPFLLENPVGYLSRSFDLGRQFLYQWTVNWRLLPEAIFLHRAFHLALLAAHLSFLLLFALCRWHSLNQHITDCLRPLHLQLHWRLLQPLPPLPVLCLVLPHAAPPPVGHARTLAHTPAQVAGAGTHRALLEYIPIHTLQLCCPTPVPRCHPAAALAVPSVLS
- the Alg3 gene encoding dol-P-Man:Man(5)GlcNAc(2)-PP-Dol alpha-1,3-mannosyltransferase, coding for MAAGLRKRGLPGSVVQPAGIWKQWLQRAWQERYLLLREPRYTLMVASCLCLAEVGITFWVIHRVAYTEIDWKAYMAQVEGFINGTYDYTQLQGDTGPLVYPAGFLYIFTGLYYATDRGTDIPTAQNIFAVLYLVTLVLVFLIYHQTSKVPPFVFFFMCCASYRVHSIFVLRLFNDPVAMALLFLSVNLFLAQRWSWGCCCFSLAVSVKMNVLLFAPGLLFLLLTQFGFRGALPKLALCAALQVVLGLPFLLENPVGYLSRSFDLGRQFLYQWTVNWRLLPEAIFLHRAFHLALLAAHLSFLLLFALCRWHRTGESILSLLKDPSKRKVPPQPLTPNQIVSVLFTSNFIGVCFSRSLHSQFYVWYFHTLPHLLWATPARWLTHLLRLLVLGLIELSWNTYPSTPFSSAALHLCHAVTLLQLWLSPQFFPRSVQPSRKTH
- the Alg3 gene encoding dol-P-Man:Man(5)GlcNAc(2)-PP-Dol alpha-1,3-mannosyltransferase isoform X4: MATAGLARTLSTAAGASLHLDGGLLPLPSRGGHHLLGHSQGGIYPAGFLYIFTGLYYATDRGTDIPTAQNIFAVLYLVTLVLVFLIYHQTSKVPPFVFFFMCCASYRVHSIFVLRLFNDPVAMALLFLSVNLFLAQRWSWGCCCFSLAVSVKMNVLLFAPGLLFLLLTQFGFRGALPKLALCAALQVVLGLPFLLENPVGYLSRSFDLGRQFLYQWTVNWRLLPEAIFLHRAFHLALLAAHLSFLLLFALCRWHRTGESILSLLKDPSKRKVPPQPLTPNQIVSVLFTSNFIGVCFSRSLHSQFYVWYFHTLPHLLWATPARWLTHLLRLLVLGLIELSWNTYPSTPFSSAALHLCHAVTLLQLWLSPQFFPRSVQPSRKTH
- the Alg3 gene encoding dol-P-Man:Man(5)GlcNAc(2)-PP-Dol alpha-1,3-mannosyltransferase isoform X2: MAAGLRKRGLPGSVVQPAGIWKQWLQRAWQERYLLLREPRYTLMVASCLCLAEVGITFWVIHRVAYTEIDWKAYMAQVEGFINGTYDYTQLQGDTGPLVYPAGFLYIFTGLYYATDRGTDIPTAQNIFAVLYLVTLVLVFLIYHQTSKVPPFVFFFMCCASYRVHSIFVLRLFNDPVAMALLFLSVNLFLAQRWSWGCCCFSLAVSVKMNVLLFAPGLLFLLLTQFGFRGALPKLALCAALQVVLGLPFLLENPVGYLSRSFDLGRQFLYQWTVNWRLLPEAIFLHRAFHLALLAAHLSFLLLFALCRWHSLNQHITDCLRPLHLQLHWRLLQPLPPLPVLCLVLPHAAPPPVGHARTLAHTPAQVAGAGTHRALLEYIPIHTLQLCCPTPVPRCHPAAALAVPSVLS
- the Alg3 gene encoding dol-P-Man:Man(5)GlcNAc(2)-PP-Dol alpha-1,3-mannosyltransferase isoform X1; translated protein: MAAGLRKRGLPGSVVQPAGIWKQWLQRAWQERYLLLREPRYTLMVASCLCLAEVGITFWVIHRVAYTEIDWKAYMAQVEGFINGTYDYTQLQGDTGPLVYPAGFLYIFTGLYYATDRGTDIPTAQNIFAVLYLVTLVLVFLIYHQTSKVPPFVFFFMCCASYRVHSIFVLRLFNDPVAMALLFLSVNLFLAQRWSWGCCCFSLAVSVKMNVLLFAPGLLFLLLTQFGFRGALPKLALCAALQVVLGLPFLLENPVGYLSRSFDLGRQFLYQWTVNWRLLPEAIFLHRAFHLALLAAHLSFLLLFALCRWHRTGESILSLLKDPSKRKVPPQPLTPNQIVSVLFTSNFIGVCFSRSLHSQFYVWYFHTLPHLLWATPARWLTHLLRLLVLGLIELSWNTYPSTPFSSAALHLCHAVTLLQLWLSPQFFPRSVQPSRKTH
- the Alg3 gene encoding dol-P-Man:Man(5)GlcNAc(2)-PP-Dol alpha-1,3-mannosyltransferase isoform X3; the protein is MATAGLARTLSTAAGASLHLDGGLLPLPSRDTEIDWKAYMAQVEGFINGTYDYTQLQGDTGPLVYPAGFLYIFTGLYYATDRGTDIPTAQNIFAVLYLVTLVLVFLIYHQTSKVPPFVFFFMCCASYRVHSIFVLRLFNDPVAMALLFLSVNLFLAQRWSWGCCCFSLAVSVKMNVLLFAPGLLFLLLTQFGFRGALPKLALCAALQVVLGLPFLLENPVGYLSRSFDLGRQFLYQWTVNWRLLPEAIFLHRAFHLALLAAHLSFLLLFALCRWHRTGESILSLLKDPSKRKVPPQPLTPNQIVSVLFTSNFIGVCFSRSLHSQFYVWYFHTLPHLLWATPARWLTHLLRLLVLGLIELSWNTYPSTPFSSAALHLCHAVTLLQLWLSPQFFPRSVQPSRKTH
- the Alg3 gene encoding dol-P-Man:Man(5)GlcNAc(2)-PP-Dol alpha-1,3-mannosyltransferase isoform X7 encodes the protein MALLFLSVNLFLAQRWSWGCCCFSLAVSVKMNVLLFAPGLLFLLLTQFGFRGALPKLALCAALQVVLGLPFLLENPVGYLSRSFDLGRQFLYQWTVNWRLLPEAIFLHRAFHLALLAAHLSFLLLFALCRWHRTGESILSLLKDPSKRKVPPQPLTPNQIVSVLFTSNFIGVCFSRSLHSQFYVWYFHTLPHLLWATPARWLTHLLRLLVLGLIELSWNTYPSTPFSSAALHLCHAVTLLQLWLSPQFFPRSVQPSRKTH
- the Alg3 gene encoding dol-P-Man:Man(5)GlcNAc(2)-PP-Dol alpha-1,3-mannosyltransferase isoform X6, with translation MCCASYRVHSIFVLRLFNDPVAMALLFLSVNLFLAQRWSWGCCCFSLAVSVKMNVLLFAPGLLFLLLTQFGFRGALPKLALCAALQVVLGLPFLLENPVGYLSRSFDLGRQFLYQWTVNWRLLPEAIFLHRAFHLALLAAHLSFLLLFALCRWHRTGESILSLLKDPSKRKVPPQPLTPNQIVSVLFTSNFIGVCFSRSLHSQFYVWYFHTLPHLLWATPARWLTHLLRLLVLGLIELSWNTYPSTPFSSAALHLCHAVTLLQLWLSPQFFPRSVQPSRKTH